The genomic interval GGACCTAAGAGATATAGTCCGATCCGTAGCAAACGGGGTAGGCGCTATCGGAGCTTTCCACCGTTATCTAGGAAACGAATATCAGGCATATTAATTGTACTGTCTTGTATTTTGACTGAGTTGGACTTATTATAGTCAGCAAGGGTGGTACCGCGGGTGTATGTATAACCTCTCGTCCCTTTTTATAGGGATGAGAGGTTTTTTGTATTTATTATAAATCGAAGGAGTCTAGCCATATGGAAAATAAAAACTCTCATGAAAGTAGTTTACGATGGATTACGATTACAACATTATTATTAACAATAGGTGTTATTCTTCGTATGATTTCTCCTAGCGTTGGAGCAATTTCATTGAATTGGAATATTGTTATGTATTGCTTGGCAATTATGCTTTGTCGTCCGAATGCTAAACAAGGGCTAGGAATTGGCCTTGTTGCAGGAATCGTAGCGACTATGACATCAAAAGCAGCTTTGCCTTATGCAAATTTAATGAGTGAACCCATTGCCGGATATTTATGTGCTTATATGGCAAATAAACGTATTTTTGATTTTAAAATACGTGGTATTAGTTTGGAACCTGCATTCATTGTATTAATTACAACGCTTGTAAGTGGCGGAATTTTTGTTACAGTTACAAAAATTCTTATTAATTTACCATTGAATATTTATTTATATGTAATGCTACCAACAGTTGGAATTATGGCGATATTAGGCATGGTAATAGGCCAGCTACTTTATAAACCAGCAGAGCGAATTTTTAATAATATGAAAAAGATGTCTTCGTATACGCTAAAGAATATGAATCTTACGGTAGCAAAAGGATCATTTACCGTGATAACAGGGATGAATGGTTCAGGAAAGACAACATTACTTTTGGCAATTTCCGGTGGGCGAATGGATTATTTTTCTGGTATGCAAAATAGCAGATTAATTGTAAATGATATTGATATTTGCAACACTAATTTAGCTGATTTAAATCATCAGGTTGGAATGGTATTTGCTGATTATGAGGCCCAATTAGTTACGGAAACTGTCGGAGATGAAATTGCCTTTTCATTAGAAAATTTAGGTTTGGATCATGAGGAAATTTTAAGAAAACGAAGTAGAGTATTAGAAATGGTAGGTCTTACTGGTTTAGAGAATCGTTTTATATCAACATTATCTGGCGGTCAGAAACAGAGATTGGCTATTGCTGTAGTTTTGGCGGTAGATTCCCCTATTTTAGTATTAGATGAACCTATTGCTGCGATTGATCCGGAAGGCGCAATCGAAATTTATAAGTTATTAAAAGACCTAAATATAAAGTATAATAAAACAATTATTGTAGCTGAACATGATTTAAAGTATATTTATGATTGTGTTACGCAGCTTGTAGTATTAGATGATGGGACACTAAAATTTTCTGGAGGCATAGAAGAGGGGTTAGGCTATATGTATACTTCTAAAATATATGCTGAAGCAGTACCTCTCCGGTGGAAAATTTACTTAGAATTGAGTGATAAAAGATGCTAAAGATACAAAATATGAGTTATAGTTATAATAAAAAGGAAAAAGTGCTTGACGATATTTCTTTTCAAGTCATGGAGGGTGAAATTCTTGCAATTGCAGGCCGAAATGGCAGCGGAAAA from Massilibacillus massiliensis carries:
- a CDS encoding energy-coupling factor ABC transporter ATP-binding protein — translated: MENKNSHESSLRWITITTLLLTIGVILRMISPSVGAISLNWNIVMYCLAIMLCRPNAKQGLGIGLVAGIVATMTSKAALPYANLMSEPIAGYLCAYMANKRIFDFKIRGISLEPAFIVLITTLVSGGIFVTVTKILINLPLNIYLYVMLPTVGIMAILGMVIGQLLYKPAERIFNNMKKMSSYTLKNMNLTVAKGSFTVITGMNGSGKTTLLLAISGGRMDYFSGMQNSRLIVNDIDICNTNLADLNHQVGMVFADYEAQLVTETVGDEIAFSLENLGLDHEEILRKRSRVLEMVGLTGLENRFISTLSGGQKQRLAIAVVLAVDSPILVLDEPIAAIDPEGAIEIYKLLKDLNIKYNKTIIVAEHDLKYIYDCVTQLVVLDDGTLKFSGGIEEGLGYMYTSKIYAEAVPLRWKIYLELSDKRC